The Candidatus Thermoplasmatota archaeon genome segment ATTCGGTTCGAGTAAAGAATGAGCTTTTTGAATTATTTCTTTTGGGTTGGAAACACGATCAATAACCTCCAAAGCACTAAACACCGCCGTCCGTGACCCCTCAGAAACAACAGAATCTAATGAATCATACATATGTATATTCTTAGAAGAGACTGTATCACGAATAGATCTGTAAGGTTCAACAAGAGTTATACGGTCAAAAAATTTGAATGACCGTAATGCTTGAACAAATTCGTTATATTTGGTCCGAAAATCAATTAAGGTAACCGGTTTTTTAAGATACGTTTCAGTGACATCAACGATCCAGAAGGCACGAGGATGCACAATTACCCGCTTTCTCGAGGAAAGAGTCGCTTTATAAACCTTATTTAACCAAAATGTCATTGATTTTGATTTCTGATAATATTGTGTAATATTGAATTCTGAGGGGCGAGGTGTAACAAAGACTGTTTTACAGTTCTGACACTCGACATATGTCATACCAAATTTTTTAAAAAGTTGCTCGTTTTTTTGAGAATTACATCCTGGACAATTTATATCAAAAAGATCCCATTTCTTTAAGAGTAGGCCAAGTTCTTGTTCAATCATCTGGAGATAAACATCAAATAACTTTGCTGGCTGTACCTCAAAGATCCTAATATCTTCATTAACAACAACATGTTTCATAGTTTTCAACTCGATTGTTTTTTCATTTTTTTTCTCCATTGTGTATCAGCATTATAAATCTTATACACCAGTTCCATCGCCTTTAATGCATCGGTAGATGTTCCATGTCTAATAGGCTTATTGTTGAGAATACAATCAACAAATTCATCGATTTCTAATTTCCAGGAGTTATCTTCGCTGAAATAGATAATTTCCTCTCGAGGGTTTCCTAAGGCAAATGCTTCATTTTCAAACTGTCGACGGGCTATAATCAAACTTTCTTGGCCATAACTATGGGTTGAGGATAAGATGCCATTAATAATAACGTATCCATCACGGAGAAATATATCAAGTTTAAACATATGTTTCCATTGGGTTGACGA includes the following:
- a CDS encoding methyltransferase domain-containing protein; this translates as MEKKNEKTIELKTMKHVVVNEDIRIFEVQPAKLFDVYLQMIEQELGLLLKKWDLFDINCPGCNSQKNEQLFKKFGMTYVECQNCKTVFVTPRPSEFNITQYYQKSKSMTFWLNKVYKATLSSRKRVIVHPRAFWIVDVTETYLKKPVTLIDFRTKYNEFVQALRSFKFFDRITLVEPYRSIRDTVSSKNIHMYDSLDSVVSEGSRTAVFSALEVIDRVSNPKEIIQKAHSLLEPNGLLFLTTTTISGFDLQILWQHSKSIHPLDHMNLFSTEGITKLLTDCGFEIIELSTIGQLDLEIVRNAVNNDPSIQVPRFVTYLLENRDERAHRAFQDFLQQYNLSSPLRIVAQKK